A single genomic interval of Alistipes provencensis harbors:
- a CDS encoding SusC/RagA family TonB-linked outer membrane protein encodes MFKNPISATGLLILLLAVTAGAPLSGRAAGNGAAQASAQAKVSTIKGRVVDGEGTPLVGAVIQVQGKAGGVIASSDGLFEIQAAPKDVLVATFLGMENTSVVVGARLELTIVMQQKSSTLENVTIVAFARQKKESVVGSITTVKPSELKVPSSNLTAAFVGRVPGMMAYRTSGEPGRDNSEFFIRGVTTFGYRKSPLMLVDGMEISSDDLARLQTDDIESFSIMKDAIATSLYGARGANGVILITTKEGREGPARVSVRIENTWSMPTRMIDIADPITYMRLNNEAVSTRNPLGILPYSEAKIAATMDPNRNPYVYPAVDWIEEMFKPAAMDQRVNFNISGGGKVARYYLAATFNQDNGLMRNEGMNNFNTNINLKKYNVRTNFNVNVTKTTEVAFKFQGNFDDYRGPVDAGNILFDYAVHASPVDYPKVFAPDGGNLSTSHPLYGNIDGANHINPYALMSRGYQDYSRTLVLAQVDINQDLKFITEGLRVRGLLSTTRYSYFNSSRSYKPFYYKVDYYNPELGVYNLSALNAETGSEYLDYSGGKDISSKTYLEAALDYARTFGRHEVTGLLVYQNTQQVIGNPGSVLESLPYRNQGLSGRFTYTFDKRYGVELNFGYNGSERFARHERYGFFPAAGVTWNVSSEPFWRGG; translated from the coding sequence ATGTTTAAAAATCCCATTTCGGCAACAGGACTGCTGATTCTGTTGCTGGCCGTAACTGCCGGTGCGCCTCTTTCGGGGCGTGCCGCTGGCAACGGTGCTGCGCAGGCATCTGCGCAAGCGAAGGTCTCGACTATTAAGGGTCGGGTTGTTGACGGAGAGGGTACGCCCCTTGTTGGAGCCGTCATACAGGTGCAGGGTAAGGCTGGCGGCGTCATTGCAAGTTCCGACGGACTCTTTGAGATACAGGCGGCACCGAAGGATGTGCTGGTTGCCACGTTTCTCGGTATGGAGAATACTTCGGTAGTCGTCGGAGCACGACTTGAGCTTACTATCGTGATGCAGCAGAAGTCCTCGACGCTCGAGAATGTGACGATCGTCGCTTTTGCCCGGCAGAAGAAAGAGAGTGTTGTGGGTTCGATTACGACGGTGAAACCTTCCGAACTGAAGGTTCCGAGCAGTAATCTTACTGCAGCCTTCGTAGGGCGTGTGCCGGGTATGATGGCCTATCGGACCAGCGGTGAGCCCGGACGTGACAACTCCGAGTTCTTCATTCGCGGTGTAACAACGTTCGGCTATCGGAAGAGTCCATTGATGCTGGTTGACGGTATGGAGATCAGCTCGGACGATCTGGCTCGTCTCCAGACCGATGACATCGAGAGTTTTTCGATCATGAAGGACGCCATTGCTACGTCGCTTTACGGTGCGCGTGGAGCTAACGGAGTGATTCTGATTACTACGAAAGAGGGGCGTGAAGGTCCGGCGAGGGTCTCGGTGCGCATTGAGAATACATGGTCGATGCCTACTCGAATGATTGATATCGCTGATCCGATTACTTATATGCGGCTCAATAACGAGGCCGTTTCGACGCGTAATCCCCTCGGCATTCTGCCTTACTCTGAGGCCAAGATTGCCGCTACGATGGATCCTAACCGTAATCCGTATGTTTATCCGGCGGTGGACTGGATTGAAGAAATGTTCAAACCTGCGGCCATGGACCAGCGCGTGAATTTCAACATCAGCGGCGGCGGCAAGGTGGCGCGCTACTACCTTGCGGCGACTTTCAATCAGGACAACGGATTGATGCGCAATGAGGGGATGAACAATTTCAACACCAATATCAACCTTAAGAAGTACAATGTTCGCACCAATTTCAATGTCAACGTTACCAAAACTACCGAGGTAGCCTTCAAGTTTCAGGGCAATTTTGACGACTACCGCGGTCCGGTCGATGCGGGTAACATCCTCTTCGATTACGCCGTACACGCCTCGCCTGTCGATTATCCGAAGGTATTCGCTCCGGACGGGGGAAACCTTAGTACGAGTCATCCTCTCTACGGTAATATCGACGGTGCGAACCATATCAACCCCTATGCCCTTATGTCGCGCGGTTATCAGGATTACAGTCGCACACTGGTGTTGGCACAGGTGGACATCAATCAGGACCTGAAGTTTATTACCGAAGGATTACGCGTGCGTGGACTGCTCAGCACGACCCGTTATTCCTACTTCAATTCGTCGCGTAGTTACAAGCCTTTCTATTACAAGGTCGATTATTACAATCCCGAACTCGGCGTCTACAATCTTTCGGCGCTCAATGCCGAAACCGGCAGCGAGTATCTGGATTACAGCGGTGGTAAGGACATCAGTTCGAAAACCTATCTCGAGGCGGCTCTCGACTATGCCCGCACTTTCGGCCGGCATGAGGTCACCGGACTCCTCGTCTACCAGAATACGCAACAGGTGATCGGTAACCCCGGTTCGGTGCTGGAGTCGCTGCCTTACCGTAATCAGGGCCTTTCGGGGCGTTTTACTTATACGTTTGACAAGCGTTACGGCGTTGAACTTAACTTCGGTTACAACGGATCCGAACGTTTTGCTCGTCATGAGCGTTACGGCTTCTTTCCTGCCGCCGGTGTGACATGGAATGTCTCCAGTGAGCCATTTTGGCGGGGGGGGTAG
- a CDS encoding DUF5000 domain-containing lipoprotein, giving the protein MKTTKYILMAVIGVIAAVSTACEEDNTLHPWGEDTLVGDLGAVDVLKTEGTPGGAVISYRLPESKDLLYVKALYTVGEGMLMEARASRYDHSVTLQGFGDTQPREVTLYCVDKMENEGPAVTTSVTPLTPPIISVYNSLNVGTAFGGIYIDFVNADKGNIAIHVRTLDEDNNLYEPTVHYTSSEGGRIFVRGFDAEPRMFDIYITDRWGNHSQMRSEKHTPLPESLLDKSKFVELKLDDDIKCDAWGGSLSYAWNDDFTPALFVHSPGGDTFPMSFTFDMGQTSKLSRYKFYHLFNESYAYQRGNLKRWEIWGRTDTPSKDGSWEGWTKLLDCQSFKPSGLPVGETTGDDWEYLKKGEDFEFPPTAPEVRYLRFKVLETWGGDDFIHFQEFTFWGNPVDDDKTL; this is encoded by the coding sequence ATGAAAACTACGAAATATATATTGATGGCCGTAATCGGCGTCATAGCGGCAGTCTCGACCGCTTGTGAGGAAGACAATACGCTCCATCCATGGGGTGAAGATACGCTCGTGGGAGATCTGGGCGCAGTGGACGTACTCAAGACCGAGGGGACTCCCGGCGGTGCGGTAATTTCCTACCGCCTGCCTGAAAGCAAGGACCTGCTCTATGTGAAGGCACTCTACACGGTGGGCGAAGGTATGCTGATGGAGGCCCGCGCCTCTCGTTATGACCATTCGGTGACACTGCAAGGCTTCGGCGATACACAGCCGCGTGAAGTTACACTCTACTGCGTAGACAAGATGGAGAACGAAGGTCCAGCCGTGACGACTTCCGTAACGCCGCTTACGCCTCCGATCATCTCGGTCTACAACAGTCTGAATGTCGGCACGGCTTTCGGAGGTATCTACATCGACTTTGTCAATGCCGACAAAGGTAATATCGCCATTCATGTACGGACACTTGATGAGGATAATAATCTTTACGAGCCCACTGTACACTATACCAGTTCGGAGGGCGGTCGTATTTTCGTCCGCGGTTTTGACGCCGAGCCCCGCATGTTCGACATCTATATCACCGACCGTTGGGGAAATCATTCGCAGATGCGTAGCGAGAAACACACTCCTCTTCCGGAAAGTCTGCTCGACAAGTCGAAGTTCGTTGAACTCAAATTAGATGATGATATCAAGTGTGATGCTTGGGGCGGAAGTTTGTCCTATGCTTGGAACGATGACTTCACACCGGCGCTCTTTGTGCACAGCCCGGGCGGTGATACTTTTCCGATGAGTTTTACTTTCGATATGGGGCAAACCTCCAAACTGAGCCGTTATAAGTTCTATCACCTCTTCAACGAGAGCTATGCTTATCAGCGTGGTAACCTCAAGCGCTGGGAGATATGGGGACGTACCGACACGCCGTCGAAAGACGGTTCGTGGGAGGGCTGGACCAAATTGCTGGATTGCCAGTCGTTTAAACCGTCGGGACTTCCCGTGGGTGAGACCACGGGTGATGACTGGGAATATCTGAAAAAGGGCGAAGATTTTGAATTTCCGCCCACGGCACCCGAAGTGCGATATCTTCGCTTCAAGGTGTTGGAGACTTGGGGCGGTGATGACTTCATTCATTTCCAAGAGTTTACCTTCTGGGGTAATCCCGTCGATGACGACAAAACACTTTAA
- a CDS encoding DUF4998 domain-containing protein yields MKQIIKLAAVVSVVLCGACTDMFHTVQGYLDEGEYLYASKIDSLKALSGDERALITGLLMYGYDTKECVIRWQPGDGEAVVPIQRQEPVEKFEYSVTDLTDGYYIFEVTTFDNEGTPSLVQTLNARVYGDVYRNSLRARGVDNAKQDDESVVVTLTGVLQDSYKSVIIYRDKAGAEQRRDIAVTDMSVTIEDWESEGAYVIETYYLPNETAVDLFKVESETFYFPKYERIAMVPKAGFKPVILDNDLAMTAWGGDLAKAFNGTINNDDYAHSWGGWESGSAWFTFDMGKSAVLQAFRLNGNTLDNRAFSSGYMKQWEVWGCKDAPSQDGSWEGWTKLMECQSVKPSGLPVGQFSEDDRVRVAEGETFLFPEDIPEVRYIRFKVNDVWSVAEGRFLTFTELTFWEYLPQE; encoded by the coding sequence ATGAAACAGATCATAAAATTGGCTGCAGTAGTCTCTGTGGTTTTGTGTGGGGCATGTACCGATATGTTCCACACCGTACAGGGCTATCTCGACGAGGGTGAGTATCTCTACGCTTCGAAAATTGATTCGCTCAAGGCGCTTTCGGGCGATGAGCGGGCGCTCATCACGGGTCTTCTGATGTACGGCTATGATACCAAGGAGTGCGTTATTCGCTGGCAGCCGGGTGATGGTGAGGCCGTTGTTCCGATTCAGCGGCAGGAACCTGTGGAAAAGTTTGAATACAGCGTTACTGATCTTACTGACGGCTATTACATTTTTGAGGTCACTACCTTCGATAACGAAGGTACTCCCTCGTTAGTACAGACTCTCAACGCACGGGTCTACGGGGATGTCTATCGCAATTCGCTGCGAGCGCGCGGCGTCGATAATGCGAAGCAGGATGATGAGAGTGTCGTCGTGACGCTGACCGGTGTGCTGCAAGACTCCTACAAAAGTGTCATTATCTATCGAGACAAAGCAGGCGCTGAACAGAGGCGAGACATTGCCGTAACGGACATGAGTGTTACGATTGAGGACTGGGAGTCGGAGGGCGCCTATGTAATCGAGACCTATTATCTGCCAAACGAAACGGCGGTCGATCTGTTCAAGGTGGAGTCCGAGACGTTCTATTTCCCGAAGTACGAGCGCATCGCCATGGTACCCAAAGCGGGATTCAAGCCAGTTATTCTGGACAATGATCTGGCAATGACCGCGTGGGGAGGAGATCTCGCAAAAGCATTCAATGGTACCATTAACAATGACGATTATGCCCACAGTTGGGGTGGTTGGGAGAGCGGATCAGCATGGTTTACTTTTGATATGGGTAAATCTGCCGTACTTCAGGCTTTCCGATTGAACGGTAATACGTTGGATAACCGCGCTTTTTCGAGCGGATACATGAAGCAGTGGGAAGTTTGGGGCTGTAAAGATGCTCCGTCGCAAGATGGCTCATGGGAGGGCTGGACCAAGCTGATGGAATGTCAGTCTGTGAAGCCTTCAGGGTTACCCGTGGGACAGTTTTCGGAGGACGACCGCGTCCGGGTAGCCGAAGGGGAGACGTTTCTTTTCCCCGAAGATATTCCCGAGGTGCGTTACATCCGCTTCAAGGTAAACGATGTCTGGAGCGTTGCTGAGGGCCGCTTTCTGACTTTTACCGAGTTGACTTTCTGGGAATATCTGCCTCAGGAGTAA
- a CDS encoding glycoside hydrolase family 99-like domain-containing protein, whose amino-acid sequence MKKTLLKLGYLLLLTLFVGITGAEAKKNQKQAPVHRLPDDLETLVGDPALLQKPEGMEIAAYVFPNYHASALHNKIYAPGWTEYNLIRSARPWFEGHQQPRTPLLGELDESLPSTWEVYNRLCKSSGIDVLLWDWYWYDGKPCLHEALEEGFLEAKNTNDVKFACMWTNHPWYILYPTKQTNGQNAYPPSFDAPDFSYEEAFRSLSYIVTRYFNQSNYWKIDGKPVICIWDARRLEQKLGQEGVRKLFTELREFARKQGHAGIHFHITGFSSDNMKATGYNTVGSYNPLDWIAGRFQPNEIELPDYGVAAADVAYKLWPEHHRDFDIPYVPAIGAGWDSTPRYVKPSVRPSKGDRKAWPGCTIFVNESPAAFKAFVQSSFAYLNRHPDVPRFATIACFNEWSEGHYLLPDNRFGYGMLNALGEAVGKRELNQIRGK is encoded by the coding sequence ATGAAAAAAACACTTCTCAAACTTGGCTATCTCCTGCTTCTGACATTGTTCGTTGGCATTACAGGGGCTGAAGCCAAAAAGAATCAGAAACAGGCTCCGGTACACCGGCTTCCGGACGACCTTGAAACCCTCGTGGGGGACCCGGCACTGCTCCAAAAGCCTGAAGGAATGGAAATTGCGGCCTATGTATTCCCCAACTACCACGCCTCGGCGCTTCATAACAAAATTTACGCCCCCGGATGGACTGAATACAACCTCATCCGAAGCGCACGCCCTTGGTTCGAAGGACATCAGCAGCCCCGGACACCCCTGCTGGGTGAACTGGACGAGAGCCTGCCCTCGACGTGGGAGGTTTACAACAGGCTTTGTAAGAGCAGCGGTATCGACGTACTGCTGTGGGACTGGTATTGGTATGACGGCAAGCCCTGCCTGCACGAAGCGTTGGAGGAGGGATTCCTCGAGGCAAAAAATACGAACGACGTGAAATTCGCCTGTATGTGGACCAACCACCCGTGGTATATCCTTTATCCGACGAAGCAAACCAACGGTCAGAATGCCTATCCGCCCAGTTTCGACGCCCCGGATTTCTCCTATGAAGAAGCTTTCCGCAGTCTTTCCTATATCGTAACCCGCTATTTCAACCAGTCGAATTACTGGAAGATCGACGGCAAACCGGTCATCTGCATCTGGGATGCCCGCCGGCTGGAGCAGAAGCTCGGGCAGGAGGGTGTTCGGAAACTCTTCACCGAGCTGCGTGAGTTTGCCCGGAAGCAGGGCCATGCGGGTATCCACTTCCATATCACTGGTTTCAGCTCGGACAATATGAAGGCCACCGGCTACAATACGGTGGGGTCGTATAATCCGCTGGATTGGATCGCCGGGCGTTTCCAGCCGAATGAGATCGAACTGCCCGACTACGGCGTTGCCGCAGCCGACGTGGCTTATAAACTCTGGCCCGAACATCATCGTGATTTCGATATTCCCTATGTGCCGGCTATCGGTGCCGGATGGGACTCCACACCGCGTTATGTGAAACCTTCGGTACGTCCGTCGAAAGGTGACCGCAAGGCTTGGCCCGGATGCACGATTTTCGTGAATGAGAGCCCGGCGGCATTCAAAGCCTTCGTACAGTCGTCGTTCGCCTACCTGAACCGCCACCCCGACGTACCGCGCTTCGCCACCATCGCCTGCTTCAACGAGTGGAGCGAAGGCCATTATCTGCTGCCCGACAACCGCTTCGGATACGGTATGCTCAATGCGTTGGGCGAAGCCGTGGGTAAGCGGGAGCTGAATCAGATCCGCGGCAAATAG
- a CDS encoding glycoside hydrolase family 99-like domain-containing protein, giving the protein MNTLKQFYAGLLCAACLSLHAVPVLSAQPQKRQQSLPRDLEAIAGDPALLQKPEGLTVACYTFPNYHASALHNRIYAPGWTEYDLIRSARPWYEGHQQPRTPLLGELDESKPSTWEVYNKLCKQSGVDVLIWDWYWYDGKPCLHEALEEGFLEAENTDDVKFACMWTNHPWYILYPTKQTNGHNAYPPSFDSPDFSYDEAFRSLSYIISRYCHLKNYWRIDDKPVVCIWDPNRLEQRLGLAETKRLFRELEAYARTLGHKGLHYHSSGFYTPNSKEVGYSTAGSYNPFTWVADYYQPQEVELPDYGDVAADVAVKLWPEHYDRFEIPYLPSLSPGWDSTPRYIEPVGGRPASPERRKWPSCVILENENPAAFKALVQASFAYLNQRPDVPRIITIACFNEWSEGHYLLPDNRFGYGMLDALAEALGKESNHNRHGR; this is encoded by the coding sequence ATGAATACACTGAAACAATTCTATGCGGGGTTGCTCTGTGCCGCCTGTTTGTCACTCCACGCCGTGCCGGTCTTGTCGGCTCAACCACAGAAGCGTCAGCAGTCGCTGCCCCGGGACCTCGAAGCCATTGCAGGTGATCCGGCGCTGCTTCAAAAGCCCGAAGGACTGACCGTTGCGTGTTACACCTTTCCCAATTACCACGCCTCGGCGCTTCATAACAGGATCTACGCTCCGGGATGGACTGAGTATGACCTCATTCGCAGCGCTCGTCCTTGGTATGAAGGACACCAGCAGCCGCGTACACCGCTGCTGGGCGAACTGGACGAGAGTAAACCCTCGACGTGGGAGGTCTACAACAAACTCTGCAAACAGAGCGGTGTCGATGTACTGATCTGGGACTGGTACTGGTATGACGGCAAGCCCTGTCTGCACGAAGCGCTTGAGGAGGGATTCCTCGAGGCGGAGAACACTGACGACGTGAAGTTTGCCTGTATGTGGACCAATCACCCGTGGTATATCCTTTATCCGACGAAACAGACCAACGGCCATAATGCCTATCCGCCCAGTTTCGACTCGCCCGATTTTTCTTATGACGAGGCTTTCCGCAGCCTGTCGTACATCATTTCACGCTATTGCCATCTGAAGAATTACTGGCGTATCGACGATAAGCCGGTTGTCTGCATCTGGGATCCCAACCGGCTCGAACAGCGGCTTGGGTTGGCCGAAACCAAGCGTCTTTTCCGTGAGCTTGAGGCTTATGCCCGCACGCTGGGGCACAAGGGATTGCATTACCATTCGTCGGGATTTTACACCCCCAATTCGAAGGAGGTGGGGTATAGTACGGCCGGGTCATACAACCCCTTTACATGGGTGGCCGATTACTACCAGCCGCAGGAGGTCGAATTGCCCGATTACGGAGATGTGGCCGCCGATGTGGCCGTGAAACTCTGGCCCGAGCACTACGACCGTTTCGAAATTCCCTATCTGCCGTCGCTTTCGCCCGGCTGGGATTCGACTCCGCGTTACATAGAACCTGTCGGAGGACGTCCGGCCAGCCCCGAGCGGCGTAAATGGCCCTCATGCGTCATTCTCGAGAACGAAAATCCGGCAGCCTTCAAAGCTCTCGTACAGGCTTCGTTCGCCTACTTGAACCAGCGTCCCGATGTTCCGCGCATCATTACTATCGCTTGCTTCAACGAGTGGAGCGAAGGCCATTACCTGCTGCCTGACAACCGTTTCGGATACGGTATGCTCGATGCGCTGGCCGAGGCTCTGGGTAAAGAGAGCAATCATAACCGCCACGGTCGTTAG
- a CDS encoding SusC/RagA family TonB-linked outer membrane protein translates to MAGGVETVIDKLRLKATYGLVGNDAISSDRFFYLSDVNMNDTSKNVWYGTDFSVTRPGITVRRYPNSDITWEIARKLNLGLELRLFDKVELQADYFSETRSNILMERSNLPSSMGLEASVEANVGRASSHGFEGALSYQHSFSENFFITANANFTYATSEYLVADEPDYAASGLPWRSQIGYSLTQEWGYVAERLFIDEADIANSPTQTFGPYMPGDIKYKDINRDGKIDESDQVPIGFPTEAEINYGFGATIGYKGFDFSFFFNGLGRKTFFIDAQQMAPFNNPPIKYAGVGGYTRKTALFREFADSHWSESNPNAYAVWPRLATEAYDNSNNYQKSTWWMRNGSFLRLKLIELGYTLPRSLTRKIRIEDLRIYISGSDLFSLSNFKMWDVEMGGMGIGYPIQKRFNIGLQVKF, encoded by the coding sequence TTGGCGGGGGGGGTAGAAACGGTAATAGACAAGCTCAGGCTTAAGGCCACCTACGGTCTGGTCGGCAACGACGCCATTTCGAGCGACCGTTTCTTCTATCTTTCAGATGTTAACATGAACGATACCAGCAAGAATGTCTGGTATGGTACCGATTTTAGTGTGACGCGTCCGGGCATTACGGTGCGCCGTTACCCCAATAGTGATATTACTTGGGAGATTGCCCGAAAACTCAATCTCGGGCTTGAATTGCGGCTCTTCGACAAGGTCGAACTGCAGGCGGACTATTTTTCCGAGACTCGTTCGAATATCTTGATGGAGCGCAGCAATCTGCCCAGTTCGATGGGGCTCGAAGCCTCTGTCGAAGCCAACGTGGGCCGTGCATCATCGCATGGTTTCGAAGGGGCACTGTCCTATCAGCATTCTTTTTCGGAGAATTTCTTTATCACGGCGAACGCCAATTTTACCTATGCTACGAGTGAATACCTTGTAGCCGACGAACCTGACTATGCGGCTTCGGGACTGCCTTGGCGGTCGCAGATAGGCTATAGCTTGACTCAGGAGTGGGGTTATGTCGCCGAGCGTCTGTTTATCGACGAAGCTGACATTGCCAACTCTCCGACACAGACTTTCGGGCCCTACATGCCCGGTGACATCAAATACAAGGATATCAACCGTGACGGCAAAATCGACGAATCAGACCAAGTGCCGATTGGGTTCCCGACCGAGGCCGAAATAAACTATGGTTTCGGAGCCACGATAGGATACAAAGGCTTCGACTTTTCGTTTTTCTTTAACGGACTGGGCCGAAAAACCTTCTTCATTGACGCACAGCAAATGGCTCCCTTCAACAATCCGCCCATTAAGTATGCTGGAGTAGGAGGATACACGCGCAAAACGGCCCTTTTCCGGGAGTTTGCTGACAGCCATTGGTCGGAGAGCAATCCTAATGCCTACGCGGTCTGGCCGCGTCTGGCGACCGAAGCCTACGACAACAGCAATAACTATCAGAAAAGTACTTGGTGGATGCGTAACGGATCGTTCCTGCGCCTGAAGTTGATTGAACTGGGCTATACCTTACCGCGCAGCCTTACACGCAAAATCCGCATCGAAGACCTGCGTATCTATATTAGTGGGAGTGACCTCTTTTCGCTCAGCAATTTCAAAATGTGGGACGTTGAGATGGGAGGCATGGGAATCGGCTATCCGATTCAGAAAAGGTTCAATATTGGTTTACAGGTCAAATTCTAA
- a CDS encoding RagB/SusD family nutrient uptake outer membrane protein: MKKRIYAILLGMGVLSTVSSCDYLDVVPDNIATIEIAFNNRSSAINYLSTLYWYIPEAGKIGADPGIDVGDEIWYYSDSSTDFSNKTTFWISMGRQNTGSPLLDFWNGWNYGKPLFRGLRNCNIFLENISAVKDMTEREKIQWAAEAKVIKAYLHFYLMRLYGPIPMMKVNIPVTAGEDEVLATRDKIDDIFDYCVELIDECYEALPLRIESPTSDMGRLTRPAALAIKAKILAYAASPFYNGNTAYAAFLNADGEPYFSQTKDITKWEVAAEACLEAIECAKEAGHDLYEYHNTSSYNLSDETLLELTNRCKITERWTQELLFAVGGNGIVDLQIFSQPWLEANYSADDRYGNAKNGTLAPTLAVAETFYTENGVPIDEDRDWDYSARYETRQATEAEKYHIQPNYTTAKLHFDREPRFYATLGFDGSSWYGVGKLDDNNMWYLQSKAKQTSGKKSNRNYSVTGYFAKKLVNYRNAMVPGAVVIRAYPFPIIRLADLYLLYAECLNEAAADSGTPPPDCYYYLDKVRARAGFPDGVKNDWRNHSTNPTKPESCEGFRDIVRQERMIELALEGQRFWDLRRWNIAEECLNKPMLSWDVEQAKTEDYYKLRTYYIRNYSYRDNLWPLKDYDMIVNPKLEQNPGW, from the coding sequence ATGAAAAAGAGAATATATGCAATTTTGCTGGGCATGGGCGTTCTGTCGACCGTATCGTCATGCGACTATCTGGATGTGGTGCCCGACAATATAGCCACGATCGAGATCGCGTTCAACAATCGTTCTTCGGCGATCAACTACCTGAGCACGCTCTATTGGTATATCCCCGAAGCGGGTAAGATCGGGGCGGATCCCGGCATAGATGTCGGCGACGAAATTTGGTATTACAGCGACAGCTCGACCGATTTTTCGAACAAGACCACTTTCTGGATTTCGATGGGACGCCAGAATACGGGGAGTCCGCTGCTCGATTTTTGGAACGGGTGGAACTATGGCAAGCCGCTTTTCAGGGGACTGCGTAACTGCAACATCTTCCTCGAGAACATCTCGGCAGTCAAGGATATGACTGAACGGGAGAAGATCCAGTGGGCTGCTGAAGCGAAGGTTATCAAGGCCTATCTGCACTTCTACCTCATGCGGCTCTATGGTCCTATCCCGATGATGAAGGTGAATATTCCCGTGACGGCCGGTGAAGATGAGGTGCTTGCCACGCGGGACAAGATCGATGATATCTTTGACTATTGCGTTGAACTGATCGATGAATGCTACGAGGCATTGCCGTTGCGTATCGAGAGCCCGACATCCGATATGGGGCGTCTGACGCGTCCGGCAGCACTGGCTATCAAGGCGAAGATACTGGCCTATGCCGCCAGTCCGTTCTATAACGGCAATACGGCTTATGCGGCCTTCCTAAATGCGGATGGCGAACCTTATTTCTCCCAGACAAAAGATATTACTAAATGGGAGGTGGCTGCTGAAGCGTGTCTCGAGGCGATCGAATGCGCCAAAGAGGCCGGACACGATCTCTATGAGTATCACAATACCTCGTCGTACAATCTGAGCGATGAGACGCTGCTCGAACTGACCAACCGCTGCAAGATTACCGAACGCTGGACACAGGAACTTCTCTTTGCTGTGGGCGGAAACGGCATCGTTGACCTTCAGATCTTCAGTCAGCCGTGGCTCGAGGCCAACTATTCGGCCGATGACCGTTACGGCAATGCCAAAAACGGTACGCTGGCTCCTACGCTGGCTGTTGCCGAGACCTTCTACACGGAGAACGGCGTGCCCATCGACGAAGACAGGGACTGGGACTATTCGGCACGTTACGAGACGCGCCAAGCTACCGAGGCCGAGAAATACCACATTCAGCCCAACTATACTACGGCTAAACTTCATTTCGACCGAGAACCGCGTTTTTACGCGACGCTGGGTTTCGACGGTTCGAGTTGGTACGGCGTCGGCAAGTTGGACGATAACAATATGTGGTACCTCCAATCCAAGGCCAAACAAACCTCGGGTAAGAAAAGTAACCGCAACTATTCGGTGACGGGGTATTTTGCCAAGAAGCTGGTCAATTATCGTAATGCGATGGTTCCGGGGGCTGTCGTTATCCGGGCGTATCCCTTCCCGATCATTCGTTTGGCAGATCTCTATCTGCTTTATGCCGAATGCCTGAACGAGGCGGCTGCTGACAGTGGAACGCCACCGCCTGACTGCTATTACTATCTGGACAAGGTACGCGCGCGCGCCGGGTTCCCCGATGGTGTGAAAAACGATTGGCGCAACCACTCGACCAATCCCACCAAACCCGAGAGCTGTGAGGGATTCCGCGATATCGTGCGTCAGGAACGCATGATTGAACTGGCGCTCGAAGGACAGCGTTTCTGGGATCTGCGACGCTGGAATATCGCCGAGGAGTGTCTCAACAAGCCGATGCTCAGTTGGGACGTGGAGCAGGCCAAGACGGAGGACTACTACAAACTCCGTACTTACTATATCCGTAATTATTCCTACCGTGACAACCTCTGGCCGTTGAAAGACTACGATATGATCGTTAATCCGAAACTCGAACAAAATCCCGGCTGGTAA